From one Pedobacter faecalis genomic stretch:
- a CDS encoding metallophosphoesterase family protein codes for MEETTATTIKIAAVADIHVREGDKGRWADCFKEISAQADVLIIAGDLTDTGDEHEAQVLAEELKSCSIPVLGVLGNHDYEKGRHKLIRQALQNASMTILDGEAIVIKGVGFAGVKGFGGGFDNYMLSMFGEQAMKDFVQEAVNEALHLDRALARLDGENDNIKKVAIMHYAPIQETVKGEPEVIFPFLGSSRLAEPLTRRNVVAAFHGHAHAGQIEGTAPGGVKVYNVALPILQKHGYPCNYFILEV; via the coding sequence ATGGAAGAAACAACAGCAACAACCATAAAAATTGCCGCTGTGGCCGACATTCATGTGAGAGAGGGTGATAAAGGCAGGTGGGCCGATTGCTTCAAGGAAATATCTGCGCAGGCGGATGTACTGATCATTGCGGGCGACCTTACAGATACAGGTGATGAGCATGAGGCGCAAGTGCTGGCAGAGGAGCTTAAATCCTGCAGTATACCCGTACTTGGCGTATTGGGCAATCATGATTACGAGAAAGGCAGGCACAAGCTCATCAGGCAGGCACTGCAGAATGCCAGCATGACCATACTGGATGGCGAGGCAATAGTGATCAAGGGTGTCGGCTTTGCCGGCGTAAAGGGCTTTGGCGGGGGCTTCGATAATTATATGCTATCGATGTTTGGTGAGCAGGCCATGAAAGATTTTGTTCAGGAGGCCGTAAATGAAGCCTTGCATCTTGATCGTGCACTGGCTCGACTTGACGGTGAGAACGATAACATCAAAAAAGTAGCCATTATGCATTATGCGCCCATTCAGGAAACCGTGAAGGGTGAACCGGAAGTGATCTTCCCTTTTTTGGGATCATCGCGACTGGCGGAGCCGCTGACACGCAGAAATGTAGTGGCAGCATTTCATGGTCACGCACACGCGGGGCAGATTGAAGGTACCGCCCCGGGTGGTGTAAAGGTGTACAATGTAGCCCTGCCTATTCTGCAGAAGCATGGCTACCCTTGCAATTATTTTATCCTGGAAGTCTAA
- a CDS encoding nucleotidyltransferase: MILTHEQKTAAIQFYVDVLRTLQENDLQFMLGGGLAMYQYTGIARDLKDMDIFCKPSEYPKILKLLADKGYNTELTDVRWLAKIHKDGHYIDIIFDTVNNICTVDDVWYKRATTGDYEGLTVKYMSAEDLVWCKIYVQNRERYDGADVNHILLKTAGNFDWKRLMFKLDQHWHLLLAQILIFQFVYPADYHDVIPRWVFDELMERAKEQYDIPRALERVCRGPVIDQTQYEVDIKKWNYKVSTIKTT, translated from the coding sequence ATGATTTTAACACACGAGCAAAAAACAGCAGCAATTCAATTTTATGTCGACGTGCTGCGTACCCTGCAGGAAAACGACCTGCAGTTTATGCTGGGCGGCGGACTTGCCATGTACCAGTATACGGGTATAGCGCGCGACCTTAAGGATATGGATATTTTCTGCAAACCTTCAGAGTATCCAAAGATACTTAAGCTTCTGGCCGACAAAGGCTATAACACAGAACTTACCGATGTGCGCTGGCTCGCTAAAATCCATAAAGACGGTCATTATATCGACATCATCTTCGATACGGTAAACAATATCTGCACGGTAGACGACGTGTGGTACAAACGCGCTACCACCGGCGATTATGAAGGGTTGACGGTCAAGTATATGTCGGCCGAGGACCTGGTATGGTGCAAAATATACGTGCAGAACCGCGAACGTTATGATGGTGCCGATGTAAACCATATTCTGCTGAAAACCGCAGGTAATTTTGACTGGAAGCGGCTGATGTTTAAGCTGGACCAGCACTGGCACCTGCTTTTGGCCCAAATCCTGATCTTCCAGTTTGTTTACCCGGCCGACTACCATGATGTAATTCCGCGCTGGGTGTTTGACGAACTGATGGAGCGCGCCAAAGAGCAGTACGATATTCCGCGTGCGCTGGAGCGGGTATGCCGCGGACCGGTCATTGACCAGACGCAGTATGAGGTGGACATCAAAAAATGGAATTATAAAGTGAGTACCATAAAAACGACCTAA
- the fabV gene encoding enoyl-ACP reductase FabV: MIIAPRTRGFICLTAHPEGSKQNVLDQINYVKAAGPVEGPKKVLVIGASTGFGLASRITSAFGAGAATIGVYFEKPAAPGKPASAGWYNTAAFETFAEEAGLYAKSINGDAFSNEIKQQTIALIKADLGQVDLVIYSLASPRRTHPVTGEVFNSALKPIGQTFRNKTVDFHTGVVSEVEITPANEQDIENTVAVMGGEDWKMWMDALKEAGVLAEGVNTVAYSYIGPELTEPVYRKGTIGRAKDHLEKTAFTISDDLKDVNGKAYVSVNKALVTQASSAIPVIPLYISLLYKVMKEKGLHEGCIEQINRLFHDHLYSGKPLQTDEAGRIRIDDWEMREDVQQEVAALWEKATTENLPEIGDLKGYSNDFFKLFGFEVPGVDYEADVNEVVEIRGLQSAG; this comes from the coding sequence ATGATTATCGCACCCAGAACACGTGGATTTATTTGCCTCACGGCGCATCCGGAAGGTAGCAAGCAGAATGTACTTGACCAGATCAATTATGTAAAGGCCGCCGGCCCGGTAGAGGGACCAAAGAAGGTGCTGGTTATCGGTGCGTCGACCGGGTTCGGACTGGCATCCAGGATTACCAGTGCTTTTGGCGCGGGGGCTGCCACTATTGGTGTTTATTTCGAAAAGCCTGCAGCACCAGGCAAGCCGGCTTCTGCTGGCTGGTACAATACCGCAGCGTTCGAAACTTTTGCCGAAGAGGCCGGTTTGTATGCCAAAAGCATTAATGGTGATGCATTCTCTAATGAGATCAAGCAGCAAACGATAGCGCTTATTAAGGCCGACCTGGGCCAGGTAGACCTGGTGATATACAGTCTGGCATCGCCCAGGCGTACGCATCCGGTAACGGGCGAGGTGTTTAACTCTGCACTGAAACCGATCGGACAGACTTTCAGAAATAAAACGGTAGACTTCCACACCGGTGTGGTATCGGAAGTTGAGATTACTCCGGCCAATGAGCAGGATATTGAAAATACAGTGGCCGTAATGGGCGGTGAGGACTGGAAAATGTGGATGGATGCCCTGAAAGAAGCTGGCGTGCTGGCAGAGGGTGTTAACACTGTAGCCTATTCTTACATTGGTCCGGAACTTACCGAACCTGTATACCGCAAAGGAACGATTGGTCGCGCTAAAGACCATCTGGAAAAAACAGCTTTCACCATTTCAGATGACCTGAAAGATGTAAACGGAAAAGCTTATGTGTCGGTAAACAAGGCTTTGGTGACCCAGGCAAGTTCGGCAATTCCAGTGATTCCATTGTATATTTCACTGCTGTATAAGGTGATGAAAGAAAAAGGGCTGCACGAGGGCTGTATTGAGCAGATCAACCGTTTGTTCCACGACCACCTGTATTCGGGCAAACCACTCCAAACCGATGAGGCCGGACGTATCCGTATAGACGACTGGGAGATGCGTGAAGATGTGCAACAGGAGGTTGCGGCGCTGTGGGAAAAGGCGACAACCGAGAACCTTCCGGAAATTGGTGACCTGAAAGGCTACAGCAATGACTTCTTTAAGCTGTTTGGCTTTGAGGTACCGGGGGTCGACTATGAGGCCGATGTGAACGAGGTTGTTGAGATCCGCGGTTTGCAATCAGCTGGCTAG